The genomic segment CGGCGCACGTCGCCGACCGGCCGGCCCGCCTCGGCGCAGGCGGCCGCGAGCACGTCGAGGCGCTGCTGGTAGCCCTCGGGCGTGGCCGACCAGCAGAAGTTCCAGCCGTCGGCGGCCCGGGCCACCACCCCGAGCAGGCGGTCGCCCTTGCCGCCGACCCAGAGCGGCGGGCGGGGCCGCTGCACCGGCCCGGGCAGGACCGGTGCGCCCGCCGCCCGGTAGTAGCGCCCGGTGAAGGAGCCGGGCGTCTCGGCGAGCAGGGCGCGCAGGACGCCGAGGGCCTCCGCGAGCCTCGCCAGGCGCTCCCCGGGCGGCGGGAACGGAAGCCCGTTCTCGGTGTGCTCCTCCTCGCCCCAGCCGGCGCCGAGCCCGAGGTCGAGCCGCCCGCCGGCGAGCTGGTCGAGCGTTGCGGCCATCTTGGCCAGCAGCGTGGGCGGCCGGAAGCCGGCCGCCAGGACGAGGCTGCCGAGCCGCACGCGCCCGGTTCGCACGGCCAGGGCGGCCAGCGTGGTCCAGCACTCCGGCGTTCCCTGCCGCCCGGGGGGGCCGCCGTAGCGCGAGAGGTCGAGCCAGAAGTGGTCCGACACCCAGACCTGGTGCCAACCCTGGGACTCGGCCCGCTGGGCGTAGCCGGCCACCCGGTCGAACGTGGCCGGTCCCGGACCGGGGAACGAGAAGTCGTAGTGGGGCAGCGCGAGCCCGAGCCTCACCGGCCTGCTCCCGGAACCATCACGCCTCCCGGAACCATCACGCCTCCTCGATCGACTCGTGGCGGCAGTCTTGCGTCCGAGCGGGGCGCCGTCAACGAACCAGGGGCGGGTGCCGATACAAGGTGGGTCGTGAGACCGCTCGCGCAGGGACGGAGGCAGACGCAATGGGCAGGCGCTGGGTCGGCGACCGCGCCGGGACCTGGACCGGGACCGAGAGGGGCGCGGTTGGCGCCGGCCCGCCCGCCGCCGAGCACGTCGCACCGGGGGGCCGCCGCCGGCTCGGCGAGGTGCTGGTCGACGACGGCGTCCTCACCCCGGGGCAGCTCGACGAGGCGCTGCGGGTGCAGCGGGAGGACCGGGAGGGCCGGCGCCGGCTCGGCGAGGTGATCGCCTCCCTCGGCTTCGCCGACGAGGTCCAGATCGCCCGCGCCCTGTCCGACCAGCTCCGGCTGCCGTTCGTCGACCTCGGCAGCCTGACCGTGGCCCGGTCCACCGTCGCGGTGCTCCCCCGCCACGTTGCCGTCCGCCATCAGGTGATGCCGGTCACGCTCGCGCATGACGTGCTCACCGTGGCCATGAGCGACCCGACCAACGTCCTCGTCCTCGACGACGTCCGCATGGCCACCCGCATCTCCCAGGTCCGGGCCACGGTTGCGACCGTCTCCGACCTGCAGGAGGCGGTCAAGCGGTACTACGGCGGCCAGGGCGGGGCGGCCGGCGCGGCCGACGCCCTGGGCGCGCTCAAGGAGGTCGAGGGCCTGGAGGTCCTGGAGGACACCAGGGAGGAGGACGCCGACGTCGAGGTGGCCGACGACGCACCAGTGGTCAGGCTGGTCAACGCGATCATGGGCGAGGCCCTGTACAGCCGGGCCTCCGACGTCCACATCCAGCCGCAGGACCGCGAGGTGCGCGTCCGCTTCCGCATCGACGGCCTGCTCCGCCAGATCACCGTGGTGCCAAAGGGGATCCAGGCGCCGCTCGTGTCCCGCATCAAGATCCTGTCCGGGATGGACATCTCCGAGCGGCGCAAGCCCCAGGACGGGCGGGGCAAGATCCGCCACGAGGGCCAGGAGGCCGACACCCGGGTGTCCACCATGCCGACCATGCACGGCGAGACGGTCGTCATCCGCCTGCTGCGCAAGGAGGCCGAGAAGGCGAAGTCGCTGGCCGAGGTGGGCCTGGACGACGACGACCGGGCCGTGTTCGAGCGCGCCATCGGCGAGCCGCAGGGCCTGATCCTCATCACCGGCCCGACCGGGTCGGGCAAGACCTCCTCCCTCTACGCCGGCCTCGCCTGCGTGATCAAGCCCGACATCAACGTCATCACGCTCGAGGACCCGGTCGAGTACCAGATGGCAGGGGTCAACCAGGTGCAGATCAACGAGCGGGTCGGCCTGACCTTCGCGAGCGGCCTGCGCACGGTGCTGCGGCAGGACCCCGACATCGTGATGGTCGGGGAGGTGCGCGACCCGGAGACGGCCTCGATCGCCATGCAGGCGTCGATGACCGGTCACCTGGTGCTCTCCACCCTCCACACCAACGACGCCCCGTCGGCGGTGAGCCGGCTGATCGACATGGGCGTCGAGCCCTACCTGATCACCTCCGCGCTCACGCTGGTGATGGGCCAGCGGCTGGGCCGGGTGCCCTGCAGCCGCTGCTCGGAGCCTGTTGAGGCCGGCCGGCGCAGCCTCGAGCTGCTCGGGCTCGACCCGGCCGAGATCGACGCGTCCGGGCTGCGCAAGGGGACGGGCTGCACGGCCTGCGCCGGCAGCGGCTACCAGGGCCGGGTCGGCCTCTTCGAGGTCATGCCGGTCACCCGTGGCATCCGCGAGCTGGTGGTCGAGCGGGCCGCCGAGAGCGCGCTGCGGGACGCGGCGCTCGCGGCGGGCATGCGCAGCATGCGCAGCGACGGGCTGCGCAAGGCGCTCGCCGGCCGGACCACGCTCGAGGAGGTCCTCCGCGTCACCCCGCCCGACCCGTCCGCCGGCCGGCGGTCTCGCGTTCGCGTGGGTGAGATCCGCGAGGCCGAGCCGACCGGCTGACCTCCACTCCCGGCCCGCATGAGCGCTCTCGTCCCCAGCCGCCGCCTCGTCATGCCCTTCCTCGTCGCTCACTGGCGAGCAAGAAGGAAGCCAACCGGCCCGCCGAGCGGGGATGTGCCACACTGGGCGCCGTGCGAATTCTTCAGGTGCACACCCATTACCGGGAAACCGGCGGCGAGGACGTGGTCGTGCAGGCCGAGGCCGCACTGCTTCGCCGGGCTGGCCACGAGGTCCTGCAGCACCAGGTCGAGAATCCGCGGAGGGCGCTGGCGGCCACCGCCGCGCTGGCCGCCGCGCCCTGGAATCCCGCAGCCGCGCGCGACCTGCGGCGGACGGCCGAGCGGGTACGGCCGGACGTCGTGCACGTCCACAACACCTGGTTTGCCCTGTCACCGGCAGTGCTGCCCGCGTTCGGTCGCGCTGGCGTGCCCGTGGTGATGACGCTGCACAACTACCGGCTGCTCTGCGCCAACGGGCTGCTGTTCCGCGATGGACACCCGTGCGAGGACTGCGTGGGCAGCCACCCCTGGCACAGCGTGCGACATGGCTGCTACCGCGGGTCGGCGGCCCAGTCGATCCCGGTCGCGGCCACCATCGCGCTCCACCGCCGCCGCCACACCTGGGACAGGGACGTCGAGCTGTTCCTGGCCCTCAACGAGTTCTCCCGGGCGCTCTTCGTCCGGGGCGGGCTCCCCCCCGACCGGATCCTGGTCAAGCCCAACTTCGTGTCCGACCCGGGGGTGCGAACGGTGCCGGCCGAGCGGTCCTCCACCGTGCTGGTGGTCGGCCGCCTGGTCGACCAGAAGGGCGTCCACTTGCTGCTCGAGGCCTGGCGGCGGTTCGCCAACCGGTCCCTCGAGCTCGTCGTCGTGGGCGACGGCCCGGCTCGGGCCGACCTGGAGCGCCTGGGTGTGCCCGGCGTGCGGTTCGCGGGACGGCTCACGCCGGAGCAGGTGCGCGAGCTCATGTTGGCCGGTCGGGCACTCGCCTTCCCGTCGCGCTCCTATGAGGGGCAGCCCATGGTGGTGCTGGAAGCCCTGGCCGCTGGGCTGCCAGTGCTCGCCTCCGACCTGGGTGGCCTGCCGGAACTGCTGCGGCCGACCGGTGCGGGCTGGCTCGCCCCGCCTGGGGACGCGGCCGGCTGGACCGGCGCGCTGCGCGGCCTGACCCAGACTGCGCCGGTCGTCCAGGCAAGCGCCGCGGCGCTTCGGCTCTACCAGCGGGTCTTCACCGAGGAGCGAGCCGCCCGAACGCTCGAGGACGCCTACGAGCGGGCACGAGCTCGCCAGCTGTAGGGAAAACGAGCGGCTCCGCCGGCTGCATGCAGACGCGTCCTCCCGGGTTGGCGGTAGCGGACTGCTGAACGGGATGGCCGCACGAATACGGCGAACCTGCCATGTCCTGGTGGCCGCGACCCGGCCATGACAGCACGAATTGCGACGATTTCGACTCGCTGGTCGGGACACCATCGCTCGCGGTTCGGCGGCTGTACGAGGCAAGGAGGTACGGGAACGTGGGGCAGGAGGGTACCATTTTGGTTGGACCGACGGCCTTGCTGCCGATCGGCGGAGAGGGGGGACTCGGCGATGACACCCAACCATGGACTGCGTCCGGGCGGCGCCGCCATATCATCCTCCAGTCAGGGCCGGGAGCCGGGCCGATGGCCGTAGCGGCGACGGAGGGAGTGCAGACGTGAGCGTCTCGACGGCCTGGGACGAGGGCCCCAGCGTGCTTGCCTCCGTCTGGCGATACCGGTGGCTGCTGCCAGTGGCCGTCCTCTTGGGTGGGCTCGTCGGGTACAGGCTGGCCGCGCTGCAGCCAACGCTCTACGAGGGCGTGTCCCGCGTTTTCGTCGCCAACCCCGCGAACGCCGGTCAGGATGGATCCTCGACAGCCGTCGCTGCCGCCCGTAACGTCGCCAACCAGGCTGCGTTCATGTCGTCCACGCCGGTCCTGCAGCGGGCCGCCAGGCGCTACGGCAACGGGATCACCGTGGTCGAGCTGCGCAAATGGCTGACGGTGGAGGCCTCTGCCAACTCTGACGTCATCACCATCAGGGCGCTCGCTCCGACCCCGAGCGGCGCGGCGAAGCTCGCCGACACCGTCGCGCTCGCCTACAACGATGTGATCGCCGATAACGCCCGACGACGGGCGGCTGCCACCATCCGTGGGATCCAGGTGGACAGGGCTCGGCTGAGAGCGAGGCTGGACAGGCTCAAGGCCGCCCGCACCCTCAATCCCAGCGATCCGACGCTGGCCCTGGAGCTGGATGCGACCAACGAAGAGCTCGGGAAACTGATCAACCGGGAGCTTCAGGTCGATCAGGACGTGGACGAGTCTTCGGGGGCGATCGGGCTGCAGGAGAGCGCGACGGTGCCGGAGAAGCCGGCTCGACCGTCGCGCGCGCGGCTCGCTGCCGTGGGAGCGCTGCTGTTCCTGGCCGGTACCGTGGCGATGGCCTGGTGGCGCACCTGGCGGCGACGTACGGTTCTGGCCGCGGCGGAGCCGGCGGCGGCCCACGCGGACCCGGCCATGCTCTCAGCGAACGGTACCCAGCCGACGGTCGCATCGAAGTCAGCGTCCAACGGCGGACGAGGAGGGGTCGGACGGTTCCGGTTCATACGTTCCGGTCTGACGTCGCCGAACCAGTCGATTCCAGCCGGGTCTACGAACCCCGCTGCGGACAGGCGGGCTACGGACGACCCGGGACTGGTCCCTGCGTCCACCGTCGGGCATGCCAACGGCGGCCGGTTTAGTGGACGACCCGCGCCGGATGGACGACCCGCGCCGGAGGTTGCGCAGGCCTCTGCCATGACCCTGACCCCGGAGTCGATCCTCGACTTCCAGCAGCTGGCCTCGTCCATCGAGCACATCGCCGACAGGATCGGGAAGTACCGGCTCGACCTGTACGACCAGCACCTGCCACAGCTTGAGGCCGAGGAGCTGGCCGACCGGTTCGATCTTGACCTCGGCGCCATTCTGCTCGACGACGGCGAGGGTCGGCTCAGGGTGGCGGGAGCAACCGGGTTGACCGAGGCGGAGCTCGAGTGTGCGATCGACCGCGACGACGTTGCGGAGCTGATCGGGGCCCGTGGTCATGTGGTGCTTGGCGCCGAGCGGGCCCGCCTGCACGAGCTCGGGTGTCCAGGCGTCCACGTTGGGACGCTCGTCATCGTGCCGGTGGGGCACGGGGCCCGCTACGGTGTGCTGCTCGCTGGTGTGGACCCCGACGCCGGGAGCGACCGCTCGGCACTGAACGACCAGGACGTCGAGGAGATCGCCGTGTTCACCCGCGTCATCACTCCCTCCCTGGGCGTCTGGGTGCTCCTGCGGCACCTGCGGCAGCAGCTTCAAGACGTCGAGTAGCCGGTCCATGACAGCCGAGAGGGCGTCCTTGTCCGTCCACGACCAGACGAGCACCTTCCGCGCTTCGGCGGCCGCGCTCTTCCCCGCACCAGGTCAACGAGCACGGCTTGTGGTGTACCTCGCGTTCGCTGTCGCGCTCCCCTTGACGTTCTTCGGCAACCAGGTCGGCGGGCTGCTCTTCAGCGGATGGGCCTGGCTGTTGGCACTGGCAATGATCGGACCATTGACCGTCGTCGATCCGTTGCACCCTAGGGCGGTCGTCGCACTCTGGCCCTATCTGGCCTTCCTCATCTACGCCCTGACGAGCCTGGCATGGGCACCTGACCTGGCCAAGGGCGCCCTGACCCTGCTCCAGCTGCTGCTTCCCGCGCTCGCCTATCTCATGGCCTGGCAGGCGACCAGGGATGTGCGGGGAGTGGTAAACCCGCTCGTCAGGGTCTGCTTCGGCGTGCTCGGTTTCGTGATAACGCTCGTACTGGTGGATCGCACGGTCGGGCTAGGACCTCTGGAGCTGTTGGCACGCCCCGTGGGGATCAGCCTCAGCATCGTGTTTACGATCGTGACGATGAACTCCCGGTCGTGGCTGCGCACGATGCTGATCGGTTGCATCGCGGTTGCCGTCGCTGTCGCGGTCGGGTCGCGGATGGCCGCCGCCGTGCTGACGCTGCTGCTGCTGTGCAGCCCATCGCTGGCCCTGCGCGTGCACTGGCGGGTCCTGATCGCGGCACTCTTCTGCATCCTGCTGGTGGAGGCAAGCCATACCGAGGTCTTCAAGGCTCGCTTCTTCTTCGATCCCAACGCTTCCCTGCTCGACGTCCTCACCTTGAGCGACAAGGTCAATACCGCCGGTCGTCGGGAGTTGTGGCCGCAGCTGCTCCACGCCTGCTCGCAGAAGGCGACGTTCGGCTACGGCCTGGGGGCCTCGTACGGTCTCAGCACCCGCTTCAGCGGCGGCCCCCTGAGCCATCCGCACAACGACTACCTGCGTACGTTGTGTGACGTCGGGCTCACCGGCAGCATCTTCTTCTGGGGCTTCTTCCTCGTCATGGGAGTGCGGTCGCTGGCCCGCGCGCTCAAGCCGACGCCCAACCGACGACTCCACGCGGCCGCCAGCATGCTCGTGCTCGCCCTCCTGATCTTCGCGATCACGGACAACCCGATGGTCTACACCGCGCACTTCATGATCCCGCTGGCGCTCGTGCTCGGCCTGTCCGACGGTAGCTATGACCAGTGGCGCACCCGCACCCTCGTCAACGGGTGAGCGGCACGAGACGGGATCCTGGCCGGCTCACCTCTCCCTGCTCCGAGCTGTTCACCGACCACTCGACCAGTCCAGCGCGTCGGCGTGCTGGACCGTGTGCTGCCAGAACGCGTGGTACCGGCTGGCGACCGGCGATACGCCTCGTGCCAGCAGGCCGGTTACGTAGTTTGCCCAGCAGGCGACGAACAGCGGCGTCAGCAGCGGCCGCGCCAGCCGGGACCTGTCCGCGTAGTCCACGACCAGCGGTCGAGCCCAGGCTCCGGGGACGATGAAGGCGTTGTGGAAGGCCGCCACCTGATCCTTGAGTCGCCGGGCCCGAGCGGTTGCGGTGGCGAAGTACGCCAGGAAGAAGCAGAGGTCATGGGCTGGCAGCCCATGCCGCTCGGAGAGCTCCCAGTCGACGACCCCGACCCGACCGTCTTCGAGCCACAGCAGGTTGGGGTCGCTCAGGTCACCATGCTGGACCACGAGCGGCAGCTCGCCATGCCGCAACGGCTCGGTCAGCTCCAGCGTGCGCTCCACGAGTGGTGACCCTCCCTCGAGGAGACCGCCGGCGGCGGCCTGCTGGAGCGGTCGTTCGAGCAGCGTCTCGTACCAGTCGGGTCTTCGACCGGATGCCGGGGCCCAGGGCAGCTCGAGGAGCCAACTGCTCACGGCTTCGAGGCACCTGGCCGGCTCCCTGCGGATCGCGTACTGGTCCATCGGCCGGCCAGCCAGAGCAGTCTCCAGCAGCATGGGCCGTCCAGCGACGAGCTCGAGGGCGACGACCCTG from the Actinomycetes bacterium genome contains:
- a CDS encoding LLM class flavin-dependent oxidoreductase, which encodes MRLGLALPHYDFSFPGPGPATFDRVAGYAQRAESQGWHQVWVSDHFWLDLSRYGGPPGRQGTPECWTTLAALAVRTGRVRLGSLVLAAGFRPPTLLAKMAATLDQLAGGRLDLGLGAGWGEEEHTENGLPFPPPGERLARLAEALGVLRALLAETPGSFTGRYYRAAGAPVLPGPVQRPRPPLWVGGKGDRLLGVVARAADGWNFCWSATPEGYQQRLDVLAAACAEAGRPVGDVRRSLGLATLIGRDADDLVERWRRLQAWTPGGALDGVELRDWAASRLVGTPAEVLDQLRGWEALGVEQVVCTFAGMPFAVFEDDQLDLAAELVLPALA
- a CDS encoding ATPase, T2SS/T4P/T4SS family, whose protein sequence is MGRRWVGDRAGTWTGTERGAVGAGPPAAEHVAPGGRRRLGEVLVDDGVLTPGQLDEALRVQREDREGRRRLGEVIASLGFADEVQIARALSDQLRLPFVDLGSLTVARSTVAVLPRHVAVRHQVMPVTLAHDVLTVAMSDPTNVLVLDDVRMATRISQVRATVATVSDLQEAVKRYYGGQGGAAGAADALGALKEVEGLEVLEDTREEDADVEVADDAPVVRLVNAIMGEALYSRASDVHIQPQDREVRVRFRIDGLLRQITVVPKGIQAPLVSRIKILSGMDISERRKPQDGRGKIRHEGQEADTRVSTMPTMHGETVVIRLLRKEAEKAKSLAEVGLDDDDRAVFERAIGEPQGLILITGPTGSGKTSSLYAGLACVIKPDINVITLEDPVEYQMAGVNQVQINERVGLTFASGLRTVLRQDPDIVMVGEVRDPETASIAMQASMTGHLVLSTLHTNDAPSAVSRLIDMGVEPYLITSALTLVMGQRLGRVPCSRCSEPVEAGRRSLELLGLDPAEIDASGLRKGTGCTACAGSGYQGRVGLFEVMPVTRGIRELVVERAAESALRDAALAAGMRSMRSDGLRKALAGRTTLEEVLRVTPPDPSAGRRSRVRVGEIREAEPTG
- a CDS encoding glycosyltransferase → MHTHYRETGGEDVVVQAEAALLRRAGHEVLQHQVENPRRALAATAALAAAPWNPAAARDLRRTAERVRPDVVHVHNTWFALSPAVLPAFGRAGVPVVMTLHNYRLLCANGLLFRDGHPCEDCVGSHPWHSVRHGCYRGSAAQSIPVAATIALHRRRHTWDRDVELFLALNEFSRALFVRGGLPPDRILVKPNFVSDPGVRTVPAERSSTVLVVGRLVDQKGVHLLLEAWRRFANRSLELVVVGDGPARADLERLGVPGVRFAGRLTPEQVRELMLAGRALAFPSRSYEGQPMVVLEALAAGLPVLASDLGGLPELLRPTGAGWLAPPGDAAGWTGALRGLTQTAPVVQASAAALRLYQRVFTEERAARTLEDAYERARARQL
- a CDS encoding O-antigen ligase family protein, with the translated sequence MYLAFAVALPLTFFGNQVGGLLFSGWAWLLALAMIGPLTVVDPLHPRAVVALWPYLAFLIYALTSLAWAPDLAKGALTLLQLLLPALAYLMAWQATRDVRGVVNPLVRVCFGVLGFVITLVLVDRTVGLGPLELLARPVGISLSIVFTIVTMNSRSWLRTMLIGCIAVAVAVAVGSRMAAAVLTLLLLCSPSLALRVHWRVLIAALFCILLVEASHTEVFKARFFFDPNASLLDVLTLSDKVNTAGRRELWPQLLHACSQKATFGYGLGASYGLSTRFSGGPLSHPHNDYLRTLCDVGLTGSIFFWGFFLVMGVRSLARALKPTPNRRLHAAASMLVLALLIFAITDNPMVYTAHFMIPLALVLGLSDGSYDQWRTRTLVNG
- a CDS encoding aminoglycoside phosphotransferase family protein produces the protein MLTPWFSASRHVVVLVLASGTGAPCLVAKLPRRSGDGGGVEREAANLQHLERVGVSVGSVPRVVALELVAGRPMLLETALAGRPMDQYAIRREPARCLEAVSSWLLELPWAPASGRRPDWYETLLERPLQQAAAGGLLEGGSPLVERTLELTEPLRHGELPLVVQHGDLSDPNLLWLEDGRVGVVDWELSERHGLPAHDLCFFLAYFATATARARRLKDQVAAFHNAFIVPGAWARPLVVDYADRSRLARPLLTPLFVACWANYVTGLLARGVSPVASRYHAFWQHTVQHADALDWSSGR